The Tautonia plasticadhaerens nucleotide sequence GGACCGGCATGATCGCCCTGATCGACAACTACGACTCGTTCACCTACAACCTCGTCCAGCGCCTCGGCGAGATCGACCCCTCGCTCGACCTCTGGGTCGTCCGCAACGACCAGACCACGCCCGAGGAGATCGCCTCGAAGTCGCCGTCGCACGTCATCATCTCCCCCGGCCCCTGCACCCCACTGGAGGCCGGCATCTCGAACGACGTGGTCCGGCACTTCGCCGGCAAGGTCCCGCTGCTGGGCGTCTGCCTCGGCCACCAGTGCATCGGCCACGTCTTCGGCGGCGAGGTCGTCCGGGCCGATCGGATCATGCACGGCAAGACCTCCCTGATCTACCACGACGGCCGGGGCGTCTACCGGGGCCTGCCGAACCCCTTCGAGGCCACCCGGTATCACAGCCTCATCATCCGCCCCGGCACCCTCCCCGAGGACTTCGAGGTCGTCGCCCGCACCGACCAGGACGAGATCATGGGCGTCCGCCACAAGTCCTGGCCCCTGGAAGGCGTCCAGTACCACCCCGAGAGCTTCCTGACCGGCGACGCCGGCACCCTCCTGCTCCGCAACTTCATCGGCCGATAGCCGATGGGGACCGGCCATGAAGGAGGTCGACCCCCGCACGAGGGCCGAGGCCGCCCGGCGCTACGCCTCCCTGCGACGTTGGTGGTGGCAGTCGTTCCTCGCCATGCCCGTCATCTGGGTCGTCCTGGCCGTCTCCCTCGTCGCGTTGGGTTCATGGCCGTCTCCCGTAGTGCGTGCCGCCCTCACCGGCGCGGGGACCGCCGGGTTCTTCGGGTGCTGGGTCATTGCCCTGGTGTCCTGGCTCCGACTCCTGCGGTTCCGCTGCCCCCGATGCGGGGGCCGCTTCCTGCTGTCCTGGTGGAGCAGCTGGTCGACCTCGACCTGCAAGCACTGCGGCCTGGACCTGGGATCGTCCCGAGGACCGGACGCCAAGGGCCCGCCCTGGGACCCCGACCTCTGATCCTGCCCGGCCCCGCCGCCCTCGGCCGACGCCCGTTGCGCGGCCCAGTCTCCCCCCCCAAGACGCCCCGCAGCCATGCGGGCCCGAGTGCCGTGCGGTGTGCCGAACTTTTCACGAGAATTCCGAAATCCGTGGACAGCGGCTTCACAAGGCTCTTACAATCCCGGGATCGATTCCAGGGTTCCCGATCCACCAGGGGTCTGGATCGATCCCATGTCTCGATATCAACACTCCACTCCATTCGCCGATCCCAAGGCATTCGCGGAGGTCCACGATGCGCGACGCATCTCGACGTGGCTTCACGCTGATCGAGCTGCTGGTGGTGATCGCCATCATCGGCGTGCTCATCGCCCTGCTCCTGCCCGCCGTCCAGGCGGCCCGCGAGGCGGCCCGACGCGCCCAGTGCACCAACAACCTCAAGCAGATCGGGCTGGGCATCCATAACTACCATTCCACCCACGGCGTCTTCCCCCTGGGCGGCTCCCGGGGCTTCTGCGAGGCGGCGGCGGCCGAGAACCCGGCGGTCCCGTCGTACTCCTGGAACAACTGGAGCGCCCACGCGATGCTCCTGCCCTTCATCGAGCAGGTCCCGCTCTACGGCGCCATCAACTTCGACCTCGCCCCCTGGTATGACGGCATCTGCCCGTCGGGCACCTCGGCCAACAGCACCGTCTTCAACACCCGGGTCGCGGGCTTCCTCTGCCCCTCCGACGGCGAGGCCGGGTTCTTCCAGCTCAACAACTACCACTTCAGCACCGGGGCCACCACCACCGGCTTCTCGCCGGGCAGCGGGGTCTTCGTCCCCCTGCTGGCCTACGGCATCCAGTCCATCCGAGACGGCACCAGCAACACCGTCGCCGCCTCCGAGGCCCTCGTCGGCGCCGGCCAGCCCTGGGTCGGCCGCCCCACCTGGCGGGGCAACCGCCGCAACTCCGTCACCGGGGTCGACGGCATCCCCGGCGAGGCCTGGCAGGGGAACGTCTTCCGCGACCCCGACGCCGTGATCGCCGCAATGCAGGCCTGCACCCAGACCTGGATGACCGGCGACGACAGCCGATATGCCAACACCCGGGGCACGCGGTGGGGCTGGGCCACCCCGGGGGCGACCCTCTTCGACACCGTAGTGACCCCGAACTCCCGGCAGCACCCCTGGAGCTCCTGCCGCTTCGGGTGCGCCGGCTGCGGCACCGACGCGACCAACATGACCGTCGCCACCAGCGAGCATCCCGGCGGCGTCAATGTCGGCTTCGCCGACGGCAGCGTCAAGTTCGTCAAGGACACCATCGAGATGCGGATCTGGTGGTCCCTCGGCACGAGGAACGGCGGCGAGGTCGTCAGCGCCGACCAGTTCTGATGCGGGCTCGCGCGGACTTCCTCCCAGGGTCGGGCCCACTCGGCGGGCCCGACCCTGGGAGGAAGTCCGCGCGAGTTGGCCTGTTGCCGAGGGGGCGATTCAGTCGACCCGATGAACACCGGAGCGACCCCAGCGATGACCCCAGGCCATCCCGACCGACCCGCCGAGGTCGCGGGGCCGCCGGGCGGACCGGCCCCGCATCCCACCCCGGACGCCGGCGCCCCCCCCGCGGCCTCCTCCCGGTCCTGGCCCCTCTGCCTGGCCGCCGGCCTGATCGCCGCGGTCGGCTCCTGGGGCATCGGCGAGGCCGTCCACGACCGCTATGAAGTCCCGCTCGTCGCCGCCTATGGCGACGCCGAGGCGACCGCCGCGAACGCCCGGGAGATCCTGGCGGCCCAGCGGCAGCGGGCCGCCATCGCCTTCGGCAGCCTCGGCGCGCTGCTCGGCCTGCTGCTCGGGGTCGCCGGTGGCCTGGCCCGGGGATCGATCCGCCGTGGCCTGGGCGCCGGCCTGCTCGGCCTGGCCCTCGGCGGCGCCGGGGGCGTAGGCTCCTGCTTCGGGCTGATCCCGGCCTTCCATCGTCTCATCGACCGCGACTCCGACGACCTGATCCTGCCCATGCTCTTCCATGCCGGCTACTGGATCCTGCCGGGGGCCCTGGCCGGCCTGGCCTTCGGCATCGGCCTCGGTGGCCGGAGCCGGGTGGCCCGGGCGCTGCTGGGCGGCCTGCTCGGCGCGATCGTCGGCACGATGCTCTACGAGGTCGGCGGCGCCGTCGCCTTCCCCCTGGTCAGGATGTCCGAACCGCTGCCCGATTCCCCGACCGCCCGCCTCTTCGGCCGGCTGGCCGTGGCCATCCCCATCGCCGCCTGCATCGCCGCCGCCGCCCGGGAGCCCGTGCCGAAGCCGGGACCAGCCCCCCCCCCTGTCGCGGATTGACCCCCTCGCATCGTCCCCCGGCCGGGCTCGTCGGCCCGACGACGATCCCGATCGACCCGGGGCCCGGCCCTTGATCCGGCGGGCCTTGGTCCGTCATGATCCGATGTGGTCTCCCGAGTCGCGCGACCCGCGTCGGGGGCCCGTCTCTTCCCCAGGAGGCGATCGATGTCCGGCGTCCGATCGTTCCGATTGCGTGTCGTGCTCCTCGGCCTGGCCGGACTCGGCCTGGCCTCGCAGCCCGGATGCGGCGGCGAGAGCAGGGAGCCGGGGACCGTAGCCCCCTCCCTGAGCTCCGAGGAGCAAAACAAGGTCATGAAGGAATCGGCCGACTACTACCGGTCCAACCAGGGCCAGTTCCCCCCGTGATCGCGGCCGACGACGAGCCCCCCGAGGGGGCTCGCCGAGCCGCCCCGTCATCGCCCGAGATCCCGGCCAGACCCCGCCTCGCCCTCGCCCCCACCCCCCCATGCTCAGCGTCGCCGAAGCCCTCCGCGCCGTCCTCGACCACGCCGCCCCGCTCCCGCCCCGCCGTGTCGGGCTGTCCGAGGCGCTCGGCTGCGCCCTGGCCGAGTCCGTGACGGCCGACCGGGACCTCCCCCCCTTCGACAAGGCCCTGCTCGACGGCTTCGCCGTCCGATCCGCCGACCTGGCCGGCCCCGTCCCGTTCGAATTGGAGGTGATCGAGGAGATCACCGCCGGCCGGGTCCCGACCCGGTCCCTCGGCCCCGGGCAGTGCTCGGCGATCATGACCGGCGCCCCGATGCCCGACGGCGCCGACGCCGTCGTGATGGTCGAGGACAGCGATCGCCGGGGGGCTCGCGTCCTGCTCTCCCCCCGCAAGCCGGTCTCCCCCGATGCCGGCCGCCTCACCCGGGGCCGGGAGATGCGCCAGGGCGAGGGCCTGCTCTCCCCCGGCGCCCGGCTCGACCCGGTGAAGCTCGGCCTGCTCGCCTCGGTCGGCCATGCCGACCCGCTGGTCGCCCCCCGCCCCGTCGTGACGATCGCCTCGACCGGCGACGAACTCGTCCCCCCCGATCAGGTCCCCGGGCCCGGCCAGATCCGCAACAGCAACGCGACGGTGCTCGAAGGGCTCGTCCGGGCCTCCTCCGGCCTCCCCGACGTCGCCCCGATCGCCCCCGACGTGCCCGAGGCCCTCCGGGCCGTCCTCTCCCGGGGGCTGGCGAATGACGTGCTGCTCGTCACCGGGGGCGTCTCGGCCGGCAAACTCGACCTCGTCCCCGGCACCCTGGCCGAGCTGGGCATGACGGCCGTCTTCCACAAGATCCGCCTCAAGCCCGGCAAGCCCCTGCTCTTCGGCATCGGCCCGCCGAGGGCCGACGGCCGCCCCGGCACGCTCGTCTTCGGCCTGCCCGGCAACCCGGTCAGCGGCGTCGTCGGCTTCCTCCTGTTCGTGGCCCCCGCCTTGAAGGCGTTGCGTGGCCTGGGCGCCGAGCCCCCCGAGGCGATCCCCGCCCGCCTCTCCAAGCCCTTCTCCCACCGGGGCGACCGCCCCACCTATTACCCGGCCCGGCTCCTCGACCGGGGGGAGCCAGGAGGCCCCGCCGTCGAGCCCCTCGACTGGGCCGGATCCGCCGACCTCCGCACCGTCGCGACGGCCGACGGCTTCGCCTCCTTCGAGGCCGGCGACCGCGACTACGAGCCCGGCACCCCCGTCCCCTTCCTGCCGCTGCCCCGGCCCGATTGAGGCCGATTGACGCCCGGTGGCCGCGTCAAGGCGCCCGAGCCCGGATCCAGGACCCTTCGATCGATGCCGTCATGACCGGGCCGGGCCGCCCCCGACACCGCTCCGGGGCACCCCGCGAGGCGGGCCGCCCGCCGGCCCGAGGGATCGATCAGGACGCATGCCCGTCACGCAATCCGAAACCCCCTCCTTCGATTTTTTGGGAAACCAAAAAAACCGATTTGCTCGAATTGGTTTTGTCGGTAGGATGACCGAATCGTGAAATTCGATCACCGTCGGATGGCGAGCCAAGGTGAGAAGGAGGGGTGATGGACACCAGAGGTGCTTGGATGCCGGGATCAGGCATACGGCCGGGGCGACGCGGGGGGGCCGGTCGACCGCCGACGCGGGGGGGCTTCACGCTGATCGAGCTGCTGGTCGTGATCGCGATCATCGGCGTGCTCATCGCCCTGCTGCTGCCGGCGGTCCAGGCCGCCCGGGAGGCGGCCCGACGCGCCCAGTGCACCAACAACCTCAAGCAGCTCGGCCTGGCCCTGCACAATTACGAGTCGGCCCTCGGCGTCTTCCCGCCGGCCTACGTCGGCGATCCCCGGGCGGTGGGGACGGCGTTCGGGGTCCGCTACCCGGACGAGAACATCAATACGACCCCCGGGTTCGCCTGGGGCATGCTGCTGCTGCCCCATGCCGAGCAGGCCCCGCTGTTCGACGCCTTCAACGCCGACCTCCCCTGCTGGGCGCCCGACAATACCACCGGGGCTCGGACCAAGCTGGCCGCGTTCCTCTGCCCCTCGGTGACCGACGACCACGAGCCCTTCGCCCTGCACCGCTACACCAACGGCGACTCGGGGGCGCCGAACGACGGCGGGGAATTCTCCCCCGGGATCGCCTTCTCGCGCAGCCACTACGTCACCAACGCCGGGATCAACCAGCCCTGGGGGCGGACCACGGCCTACTCCTACGACTTCGACGTCCCCGAACCGATTCCGAACGCCCCCGAGCCGCACGTCATCGATGGCCCCTTCTACCGCAACTCGCGGACGAGGGTGGCCGGCGTCCGGGACGGGCTGTCGAACACGATCTTCCTCGGCGAGAAGTCCTCGATCCTCTGCGACTCGACCTGGGTGGGTGTCGTCCCCTTCTCCTGCACCCCTCCGCGCCCCCGATGGCCGTCCGACCCGAACAGCGGTGGCAACCTCGTGGCCGCGCACAGCGGGCCCGACGTCCGAGACCACCCCAACGTCATCATCCACGCCCCGAACCACCCGTTCGGCCACACCGACCAGATGTTCGCCGAGCACCCCGGCGGCGCCAACGTCTTGCTCGGCGACGGCTCCGTCCGGTTCGTCAAGGAGTCGATCCACCCCAACACCTGGGTCGCCCTCTCGACCCGGAACCGGAGCGAGGTCATCCACGATGAGTATTGACCGCCGATCGGCGACCGGGGCCCCCGGGCCGGTCCTCCCGGCGTCTCCCCGTCGCCGCGGCGATCGTCCCGGGGCCGGGGAGGCGATCGTCACGGGCCGCCTCGCCATCCGGGCGGCCGCCGCGGTGCTCTGCCTGGCCGCGATCGCCGGATGCGGCCGGGCGCCGGCGATGGGCCCCGACGAGGACGCGTTCACCACCATCGACGCCCTCTACACCGCCGTCAGCCTCCAGGACCCCGGCCAGCTCGAGCGCAACGCGGCGACGCTGGACCAGCTCAACCAGGCCGACCGCCTGCCCGACGCCGCCCACGACGCCCTGACCGGGATGATCGCCGAGGCCCGGGGCGGTGACTGGGAGTCGGCCCGCCAGGCGCTCCGCGACTTCATGCTCGACCAGCGTCCCGAGCACTGACGGGCGGCCGGGGCGACGCGCGGCGAGCCCCGGATCGGAGGCATCCGAGCCCGGGGCTCGCCGCGCGTCGCCCCGGCCCCGAGGTCGGTGACCGACGGCTCCCCCGACTCCCCGCCGATTCGCCCATTACCCCTGACTGCAACTCCGCCGTTCCCCGATGATCTCGGTGCGGGGCGTCGCCGCGCGTGCCCTCGCCGACGGTCCCCGGATCGCCCGTCCGCGTCCGTCCTGGCCGTCGATCGGTCGCCCGGAGGCGTCCCCTCGCGCGGGCACGCCGGGACGCGACGATCGGGGGGCATCGGGGCCCGGGAGGCGGGCCGAGGGCGGGCCGTGCGGGAGGCCTAGGGGACGGGCCCTTCCCCGGCGGCCGGCTCCGGCTCCTGCTCCGGCTCGGGGACCGGCTGCGCGGCGAACCGGGCGGGGAAGGTCATCACGTCGATGTAGCGGTAGGAGCCGCCGGTGGCGTTGGCCAGGGTGCGGAGGGGGACGGAGAGGCCGGTGTCGGGGCCGATGCCGAACTCGATGGCCTGGATGCGGATCCGGCCGGCGGACTCGATGAGCAGCTCGGCCTCCCGGTCGGTCATCTGGTCGGCGTCGGTGAGGAAGAAGATGACCTCGGGGTGCATCCGGAAGCTCGCCATCAGGGCGTCGACGTGGTTGGTGCCGCCGTCGGCGGGGGTGGCGGCCAGGCGGGTCTCGAAGCGGGACTTGTTGCCGGAGGTGGCGGGCATCAGGCTCGGGTTGCCCGAGGCGTCGAGGAACGGGGTCGGCTTCTCGTTGTAGAAGATGACCCCGAAGCGGGCGTCGGGCGGCAGGCGGCGGAGGCTGGCCAGCAGCTCCCGCTTGGCGATGTCGATCGAGCCCCGGTTGGTCATGCTGGCGGAGCGGTCGATGACGTAGGCGAACGAGGTGGCCCGCTCCTTCGCGCCGAAGAACTCGGTGCCGGCGCCGATCCCCTCGCCGCGGCCGCCGCCGGAGCCGCCCCCCTCGCCGCCCCCTCCCCCGGTGCCGGGGCCGGGCAGGACGCCGATGCCGGGCAGCTCGGGCAGGGGGAGGGGGTCGGCCGAGGGATCCGAGGCGGCGGGCAGGGCGAGGATCTCGTCGACCAGGGAGTCGGCCAGGTCGTCGGGGTTGGCGGCGGCCTCGACGGCCGGGGCGGCACCGAGCCGCTGCATCTGCTCGGCGGTGAGCGTGCCCCCCAGATCCTGCGGCCCGCCCCCGGGGGCGACGCCGGAGGAGGCCCGGTTGTCGACCGGCCCCAGCTCCCCCACCAGGCCCGGCGGCTCGTCGTCGTCCCGGCCCGGCAGCACGGCCTGGAGGACCAGCAGCGAGCAGGCCAGCAGCAGGAGGCCGTGGAAGGCCGCCGAGCTGGCCAGGGCCCGGAGGTCGGTCAGCGGCGATCGGCCGAGTTCAACGGTCCGGGGCATGGTGGGAAGGGCCTCGGTCGGTTCGAATCGGTGCGATCCGGGTCACGACGGGTCGCCGGGCGGGCCGTCGGGCGGGCCCGGCCCATTATAGGGGTCGGCGTCGGCCGGCCCGTCGACGAACCGGGGGGGCGGGCCCTCCACGTCGGCCCGCTCGCGTCGGCTTCGCCTCGGATTCGGCCGGGAGAGGGCCTGGCGGAGGATCGCCGAGGCGACCGCCGCGGCCACGATCGCCCCGACCAGCCAGTCCACCCCCCGGAACGGCCCGACCGGCCGCCACGGGCCCCTCGCCGGGCCGCCCGACGGCCCCCGGAGGACCGCCGGGGGCCCCGGGCCGACGATCAGCGGCGCGAGCCTCGGCTCGTCTCCCGCCCGGTATTCGAGCCGCTTCTGGTAGGTGCCGGGGAACCGGACGGTCGCCCCCAGCGGGGTGGGGTCGCCCCCCTCGGGCTCGGGGTAGACCACGCAGGACGGGTTCCCGGCCCGGTCGGCCAGCCACAGTTCCACCAGGGGGGGGTATTCCCCCACCGCCGGCTGGCGGAACCGCCGGGCCGCGCGGCCCTCGATCGCCACCCGGCGGCCGAGGAAGTCGCCGGGACGGCCCCAGAGGTCGGCGAAGGCGACCGGCTCGGGGGCGGGGGCGTCGGGGTCGTCGGGCCGGAGGGCGGACCGGTAGGAGTCGAGGTCGGCGATCGTCAGCGGGGCGTCGTCCTGGGCGCGGGCCGGGGCCGGACCCGGGGGGCCGGGGGCCCAGAGCGCCAGGGCGAGGCCCAGGCCCAGGAGCCGGGACCGGGTCGGGCGGCCGATCATGGCCCGGCCTCCGAGGCCGATCCGGCGAGGCGGACGGAGTCGACCCCGGCGGCGGAGCAGGCGCCGATGACCCGGGCGGCCTCCTCGTACCGGAGGCGGTCGTCGGCCTCGATCCGGACCTTCACCGGCTCCCCGGCGAGCTGCTCGCGATACCGGCGGAGGCGGCCCGCCAGGGCGTCGGCGTCGGGCACGTCGGAGCCCTGGAGGGAGAGCGAGACGAGGTCCCCCAGCTCGTCGGCCTCGGCCCGGACGACCAGGTCCGTCTCCAGGTCGGAGGTCGCCCCCGGCACCGGGCGGTTCCGGCCGGTCGAGGCCGAGTCGGGGGCGGCGACCAGGGCCGCCGGGGCCGAGGGCAGGTACAGGTCGATCCGGCTCTCCCCCGTGGGGGCCTGGAAGGTGAGGATGAAGAAGGCGAGCAGCTGGAAGGACATGTCCAGCATGGGGGCCACCGGGAACTCGAAGGGTTCCTCGGGCGTCCTCCTGCGGGGCCTGGGGGCGGGCGTGCCGTCGGGGCCGGTCATGGGGCGGCCTCCTCCGTCAGGACCACCAGGCTGAAGCGGGCGAATCCGGCCCGCTGGGCCTCGGCCAGGGTCGAGCGGACGGAGCCGTAGGGGGCGTCGCGGTCGGCCCGGACGATGACCTGGGTCGGCAGTTCCTGCCCCGAGTCGCCGAGCGAGGCCGTCCCCCGGAGCCGCCTGCGGGCCTGCTCGCCCCACCAGCCCGGGGCCCGGGAGGCGTCGAGCGCCCGCCCGCCGGCGATCAGGGTGCCGGCCTCGTCGACGACCACGACCATCCGGTCCTCGACGGTCATCGCCCCCGGCAGGGCCGAGGGGGCGACCGGCAGCCGGACCTCGCGCTCGGCCGCCTCGATCGCCGTGCCGAAGTGGACGAGCATCATGAAGAACGTGATCAATTGCAGGACCACGTCCAGCAGGGGGGTCAGGTTCAGGTCCAGGCGGTAGGGGTCGGTGCCCTGTCGGTCTCGTCTCGGCATGGTGGGACCGGTCCGGGGGCGGGGGCCGATGGGGGATCACCGGGGACGGGGGGCGGTGGCCGGCGGCCGGGCCGTCGGCCCGGGATCACTCCCCCTCCTTCGGCCCGCCGAGCGAGGTCCGGAACGGGGGGGGCTGGGGGGGCATCGGCATGGGGCCGCCGCCGGATCCGCCGCCCCCCCCGGGGGCGAGCGGGTGGGGGGGGCGGACGCCGGGGGCGAACTGCTCCAGCAGCGACTCGGCGGCCAGCTCCACCTCCAGCGACAGCCGGGAGATCCGATTGCGGAAGACGGCGTAGAAGGTGATCGCCGGGATCGCCACGCCGATGCCCATCAGGGTGGCGAAGAGGGCCGTCGAGATGCCGCCGGCCAGCAGGCTCGCCTCGGGCTGGCCGGCGGCCGACATGGCCCGGAAGGCGACGATCATGCCGTAGACCGTGCCGAACAGGCCGATCAGCGGGCCGAGCGTGCCGACCGTGGCGAGGTACGCCGTGCGGTGCTCCATCTCCATCGTCACGTCGTCGTTGACCATCTGCATCGCCCGGACCGCCGCCGGCTGGCCGCCCGGCAGCTTGCGGACGCCGGCCGTGAGCACCCGCCCCAGGAACGACGGGTCCCCGCTCACCCGCTCGAACGCCGAGGAGAACTGCCGCTGCATGAGCTGGGTGCCCAGGTCCCTGGTCAGGCGCTCGGGGATGGCGTTGACCCGGCGGTACTCGAAGTACATCCAGGCGACCAGCGCGATCAGGTAGAACGACATCAGGAGCAGGACCACGCCGATCGGCCCGGTCGAGGTGATCATCAGCCGCAGGAACGACGTGTCGAACCCGCCGCCCCCCCCCTCGGCCGTCGCCGTCGCAGGTGCCTCGCCCTCCTGGGCCAGGGCCGACGGGGGCGCGAGCATCGCCGTCGCGGCGAGCAGCAGCAGGGCCAGGGCCGCCGTCGGGGCGCTCCGGCCGGTTCGAGAGCGGGGCAATCGGGGCACGGGTAGGTCCACCGCGGGTCGTCGGCTCGGCTCGATCGGTCTCGCGGGCCCCGGCGACGCCGCTTCGGTCCGGCCGCCGGCCCGCCCTAATCCCTTCATGGTAGACCATTCCCCCCCCGACCGACAACGCCGGCCGGCCGGCCGGCCCGGGGTCGGGCCGGCAGAATCGTTCGCGTCTTCCCGGCTTACGCCGCCCCCCATCGGGCCTTGACCCCCCCGGCGATCCCGGGCACACTCCGCCGCCAGGAGGGATCGCCCCATGCCCGACGGATCGCCCAGGCCCGCACCCGCCCGGATCTCCTACGCCCTGCTGTTCGGCCTCTCCCTGACCCTGCAGGGCTACCGGTCCCTCGACGGCGACCAGGCCTACCGCCTGCCGATCCTCCTGAACCGGCAGGACCCGGCCGTCTTCGCCGACGACCCCTTCGTCCGCGCCTTCGACGCCTTCAACCCCCACCGGGGCTACCTCGCCCTGCTCGACGCCCCGAGCCGCC carries:
- a CDS encoding DUF1559 domain-containing protein — protein: MPGSGIRPGRRGGAGRPPTRGGFTLIELLVVIAIIGVLIALLLPAVQAAREAARRAQCTNNLKQLGLALHNYESALGVFPPAYVGDPRAVGTAFGVRYPDENINTTPGFAWGMLLLPHAEQAPLFDAFNADLPCWAPDNTTGARTKLAAFLCPSVTDDHEPFALHRYTNGDSGAPNDGGEFSPGIAFSRSHYVTNAGINQPWGRTTAYSYDFDVPEPIPNAPEPHVIDGPFYRNSRTRVAGVRDGLSNTIFLGEKSSILCDSTWVGVVPFSCTPPRPRWPSDPNSGGNLVAAHSGPDVRDHPNVIIHAPNHPFGHTDQMFAEHPGGANVLLGDGSVRFVKESIHPNTWVALSTRNRSEVIHDEY
- a CDS encoding molybdopterin molybdotransferase MoeA, with translation MLSVAEALRAVLDHAAPLPPRRVGLSEALGCALAESVTADRDLPPFDKALLDGFAVRSADLAGPVPFELEVIEEITAGRVPTRSLGPGQCSAIMTGAPMPDGADAVVMVEDSDRRGARVLLSPRKPVSPDAGRLTRGREMRQGEGLLSPGARLDPVKLGLLASVGHADPLVAPRPVVTIASTGDELVPPDQVPGPGQIRNSNATVLEGLVRASSGLPDVAPIAPDVPEALRAVLSRGLANDVLLVTGGVSAGKLDLVPGTLAELGMTAVFHKIRLKPGKPLLFGIGPPRADGRPGTLVFGLPGNPVSGVVGFLLFVAPALKALRGLGAEPPEAIPARLSKPFSHRGDRPTYYPARLLDRGEPGGPAVEPLDWAGSADLRTVATADGFASFEAGDRDYEPGTPVPFLPLPRPD
- a CDS encoding ExbD/TolR family protein, with amino-acid sequence MTGPDGTPAPRPRRRTPEEPFEFPVAPMLDMSFQLLAFFILTFQAPTGESRIDLYLPSAPAALVAAPDSASTGRNRPVPGATSDLETDLVVRAEADELGDLVSLSLQGSDVPDADALAGRLRRYREQLAGEPVKVRIEADDRLRYEEAARVIGACSAAGVDSVRLAGSASEAGP
- a CDS encoding anthranilate synthase component II, which encodes MIALIDNYDSFTYNLVQRLGEIDPSLDLWVVRNDQTTPEEIASKSPSHVIISPGPCTPLEAGISNDVVRHFAGKVPLLGVCLGHQCIGHVFGGEVVRADRIMHGKTSLIYHDGRGVYRGLPNPFEATRYHSLIIRPGTLPEDFEVVARTDQDEIMGVRHKSWPLEGVQYHPESFLTGDAGTLLLRNFIGR
- a CDS encoding ExbD/TolR family protein; translated protein: MPRRDRQGTDPYRLDLNLTPLLDVVLQLITFFMMLVHFGTAIEAAEREVRLPVAPSALPGAMTVEDRMVVVVDEAGTLIAGGRALDASRAPGWWGEQARRRLRGTASLGDSGQELPTQVIVRADRDAPYGSVRSTLAEAQRAGFARFSLVVLTEEAAP
- a CDS encoding MotA/TolQ/ExbB proton channel family protein, coding for MDLPVPRLPRSRTGRSAPTAALALLLLAATAMLAPPSALAQEGEAPATATAEGGGGGFDTSFLRLMITSTGPIGVVLLLMSFYLIALVAWMYFEYRRVNAIPERLTRDLGTQLMQRQFSSAFERVSGDPSFLGRVLTAGVRKLPGGQPAAVRAMQMVNDDVTMEMEHRTAYLATVGTLGPLIGLFGTVYGMIVAFRAMSAAGQPEASLLAGGISTALFATLMGIGVAIPAITFYAVFRNRISRLSLEVELAAESLLEQFAPGVRPPHPLAPGGGGGSGGGPMPMPPQPPPFRTSLGGPKEGE
- a CDS encoding DUF1559 domain-containing protein, whose protein sequence is MRDASRRGFTLIELLVVIAIIGVLIALLLPAVQAAREAARRAQCTNNLKQIGLGIHNYHSTHGVFPLGGSRGFCEAAAAENPAVPSYSWNNWSAHAMLLPFIEQVPLYGAINFDLAPWYDGICPSGTSANSTVFNTRVAGFLCPSDGEAGFFQLNNYHFSTGATTTGFSPGSGVFVPLLAYGIQSIRDGTSNTVAASEALVGAGQPWVGRPTWRGNRRNSVTGVDGIPGEAWQGNVFRDPDAVIAAMQACTQTWMTGDDSRYANTRGTRWGWATPGATLFDTVVTPNSRQHPWSSCRFGCAGCGTDATNMTVATSEHPGGVNVGFADGSVKFVKDTIEMRIWWSLGTRNGGEVVSADQF
- a CDS encoding vWA domain-containing protein; protein product: MPRTVELGRSPLTDLRALASSAAFHGLLLLACSLLVLQAVLPGRDDDEPPGLVGELGPVDNRASSGVAPGGGPQDLGGTLTAEQMQRLGAAPAVEAAANPDDLADSLVDEILALPAASDPSADPLPLPELPGIGVLPGPGTGGGGGEGGGSGGGRGEGIGAGTEFFGAKERATSFAYVIDRSASMTNRGSIDIAKRELLASLRRLPPDARFGVIFYNEKPTPFLDASGNPSLMPATSGNKSRFETRLAATPADGGTNHVDALMASFRMHPEVIFFLTDADQMTDREAELLIESAGRIRIQAIEFGIGPDTGLSVPLRTLANATGGSYRYIDVMTFPARFAAQPVPEPEQEPEPAAGEGPVP